From Mytilus edulis chromosome 8, xbMytEdul2.2, whole genome shotgun sequence, one genomic window encodes:
- the LOC139483939 gene encoding uncharacterized protein, whose product MILLLKILLLIFTFSFDISISLETYNGQCPHRSQMKTRASWVCGSNPLENYSCLYGTNGSVESCTDKSDYAAPGKRYVVKDNPHPENCPIYRYQPYKLWSNRSSDCEFIKSECGELGQIMCGIGTTIKDLTCRCDHTRGYAFLTTPRNVSLCEPTAEDCSCFLKICDKSFILASDYNCKPRQYLDEQITCITLPDQE is encoded by the exons ATGATACTTCTACTGAAAATTTTACTTCTG atttttactttttcttttgatatttcgATTTCTTTGGAAACATACAATGGACAATGTCCCCATCGCTCCCAGATGAAAACCCGGGCATCTTGGGTTTGTGGAAGTAATCCTTTAgaaaattattcatgtttatacGGAACAAATGGCAGTGTCGAATCTTGTACAGATAAATCAGATTATGCAGCACCAG GAAAAAGATACGTTGTAAAAGATAATCCCCATCCTGAAAACTGTCCCATCTACAGATACCAGCCATACAAGTTATGGTCAAATAGAAGCAGTGACTGTGAATTTATAAAATCTGAATGCGGGGAATTAGGCCAGATTATGTGTGGCATTGGTACAACAATTAAAGACCTTACATGTCGCTGTGATCATACGAGAGGATATGCATTTTTAACAACACCCAGAAACGTCAGTTTGTGCGAACCAACTGCGGAAGATTGTTCTTGTTTTCTGAAAATTTGTGATAAAAGCTTTATTCTTGCATCAG actataATTGTAAACCAAGGCAATACTTGGATGAACAAATCACATGCATAACACTGCCTGACCAAGAGTga